In Persicimonas caeni, a single window of DNA contains:
- a CDS encoding UDP-glucuronic acid decarboxylase family protein → MARRSQNERVLLTGVAGFVGSHLADRLIEDGWEVIGVDNFLTGRAENIAHLAREPNFHFLEASVEELPDIEAAVDWVMHFASPASPPKYQASPIECMRCNSEGTRRLLELAHQKGAKFFLASTSEVYGDPEIHPQVESYVGSVNPVGPRSMYDESKRFAEAMTVAYRNKYGVDSRIIRIFNTYGPRMSPDDGRVISNFVCQALAGKPLTVYGDGTQTRSFQYIDDLLEGVVRLMQTDYNMPVNLGNPQEFTILDLAEVVRDLVHDGVTEITFCPLPKDDPTRRRPDISRAQELLGWQPEILLRDGLERTVPYFRDQLGQDERMPAGLEQISSIESTSEGPPLEAS, encoded by the coding sequence ATGGCACGCCGATCACAAAACGAGCGCGTGCTCCTGACGGGGGTTGCTGGATTTGTTGGAAGTCATTTGGCCGACCGCCTCATCGAGGACGGTTGGGAGGTCATCGGGGTCGATAATTTCCTGACCGGGCGCGCCGAGAATATCGCGCACCTCGCACGCGAGCCGAACTTTCACTTTCTGGAGGCCTCGGTCGAGGAGTTGCCGGACATCGAGGCGGCGGTCGACTGGGTGATGCATTTTGCCAGCCCGGCCTCGCCGCCCAAATATCAGGCCTCGCCCATCGAATGTATGCGCTGCAACAGCGAAGGGACGCGAAGGCTGCTCGAGTTGGCCCACCAGAAGGGCGCGAAGTTCTTCTTGGCCAGCACGAGCGAGGTCTACGGCGACCCGGAGATCCATCCGCAGGTCGAGTCCTACGTGGGCAGCGTCAACCCGGTCGGGCCCCGCAGCATGTACGACGAGTCGAAGCGCTTTGCTGAAGCGATGACCGTGGCCTACCGCAACAAGTACGGCGTCGACTCGCGCATCATCCGTATCTTCAACACTTACGGGCCGCGCATGTCGCCCGACGACGGGCGGGTCATCTCGAACTTCGTGTGCCAGGCGCTGGCCGGAAAGCCGCTGACGGTCTACGGCGACGGCACCCAGACGCGAAGCTTCCAGTATATCGACGACCTGCTCGAGGGGGTCGTGCGTCTGATGCAGACCGACTACAACATGCCGGTCAACCTGGGGAACCCGCAGGAGTTCACTATCCTCGACCTGGCCGAGGTCGTGCGCGACTTGGTCCACGACGGCGTCACCGAGATCACGTTTTGCCCGCTGCCCAAGGACGACCCGACCCGGCGCCGGCCCGATATCAGCCGCGCCCAGGAGTTGCTGGGCTGGCAGCCCGAGATCTTGCTCCGCGACGGGCTCGAGCGCACCGTGCCCTATTTTCGCGACCAACTCGGCCAAGACGAGCGGATGCCCGCCGGTCTCGAGCAGATCTCGAGCATCGAGTCGACCTCCGAGGGGCCGCCACTCGAAGCGAGTTAG
- a CDS encoding TIGR04290 family methyltransferase: protein MGTLQSRGNNNAGEFSEELLELGPWFHNLHLPGGVQTAPNHPLGDFPAFKWRELRQSLPDDLSGWRVLDIGCNAGFYSFELAKMGAEVCGIDMDPHYLRQAHWACDELGLGDQVSFRQMQVYELARSPETYDLVLFMGVFYHLRYPLLALDIVSERTERMMVFQSLSMLEQSVEPQPEDFEMEERGLMERPGWPKMAFVRRKLQSDPTNWWIPNRACIEAMLTDVGFDITDNPGESIYVCERNADLAAASLRNPDELSEAIGYHHRGIDNPPTSPRARS from the coding sequence ATGGGGACTTTGCAGTCACGGGGAAATAATAACGCAGGGGAGTTTTCCGAGGAGCTTTTGGAGCTCGGCCCCTGGTTTCATAACTTGCACCTGCCGGGAGGTGTGCAGACGGCGCCGAATCATCCGCTGGGAGACTTTCCGGCGTTCAAGTGGAGGGAGCTTCGACAGTCGCTGCCCGACGATTTGAGCGGATGGCGCGTGCTCGACATCGGCTGTAACGCCGGCTTCTATTCGTTCGAATTGGCCAAGATGGGGGCCGAGGTGTGCGGGATCGACATGGACCCGCATTATCTTCGCCAGGCGCACTGGGCGTGTGACGAGCTGGGTCTGGGCGATCAGGTCTCGTTTCGCCAGATGCAGGTCTACGAATTGGCGCGCTCGCCGGAGACCTACGACCTGGTGCTCTTTATGGGCGTCTTCTACCACCTGCGCTACCCGCTGTTGGCGCTCGACATCGTCTCGGAGCGCACCGAGCGCATGATGGTCTTCCAGTCGCTGTCGATGCTCGAGCAGAGCGTCGAGCCGCAGCCCGAGGACTTCGAGATGGAGGAGCGCGGGCTCATGGAGCGGCCGGGGTGGCCGAAGATGGCGTTTGTGCGCCGCAAGCTGCAGTCGGACCCGACCAACTGGTGGATTCCCAACCGAGCGTGCATCGAGGCGATGCTCACCGATGTGGGCTTCGACATCACCGACAACCCGGGCGAGTCGATATACGTCTGTGAACGAAACGCCGACTTGGCCGCAGCCTCGTTGCGAAATCCCGACGAGCTGAGCGAGGCGATTGGATACCACCATCGAGGAATTGACAATCCACCCACGTCACCTCGGGCGAGGTCCTGA
- a CDS encoding outer membrane lipoprotein-sorting protein — protein MKKLVLLTLLAIFTTTPAFAQEEEGGDKLSKAQMVDLLEKIDERQRSTGDYQAEVYIDQREKDKSELLYQATIYRRDEADKMVILFTAPRAEAGKGYLRIDKNMFMYDPNVGKWERRTERERIGGTGSQRRDFDEWRLADDFVPSYEGKEKLGKFEVHHLKLTAKDKNDVAYPVMEMWIDTKSDNVLKLQEFALSGRLMRTTYYPKWRKVKSKKKGDWVYFPKEIRIYDEVEKGNRTIVLFRDVDLKPLPDNIFTKAWLESKSR, from the coding sequence ATGAAGAAACTCGTTCTTCTAACCTTACTCGCAATTTTCACGACCACGCCCGCCTTCGCCCAAGAAGAGGAAGGCGGCGACAAGTTGTCGAAGGCCCAGATGGTCGATCTGCTCGAAAAGATCGACGAGCGCCAGCGCAGCACCGGCGACTATCAGGCCGAGGTCTACATCGACCAGCGCGAGAAGGACAAAAGCGAGCTGCTGTACCAGGCGACGATCTATCGGCGCGACGAGGCCGACAAGATGGTCATCTTGTTCACCGCGCCGCGCGCCGAGGCGGGCAAGGGCTACCTGCGCATCGACAAAAACATGTTCATGTACGACCCGAACGTGGGCAAATGGGAGCGGCGCACCGAGCGCGAGCGCATCGGCGGCACCGGCTCCCAGCGGCGCGACTTCGACGAGTGGCGCCTCGCCGACGACTTCGTGCCGTCGTACGAGGGCAAAGAGAAGCTCGGCAAGTTCGAGGTCCACCACCTCAAGCTGACCGCCAAGGACAAAAACGACGTCGCCTACCCGGTCATGGAGATGTGGATCGACACGAAGTCGGACAACGTGCTCAAGCTGCAAGAATTCGCCCTGTCGGGCCGCCTGATGCGCACGACCTACTACCCGAAGTGGCGCAAGGTGAAGAGCAAGAAGAAGGGCGACTGGGTCTACTTCCCCAAGGAGATCCGCATCTACGACGAGGTCGAGAAGGGCAACCGCACCATCGTGCTGTTCCGCGACGTCGACCTGAAGCCGCTGCCGGACAACATTTTTACGAAGGCGTGGTTGGAGTCGAAAAGCCGCTAG
- a CDS encoding sulfotransferase domain-containing protein: protein MKILQIGAPKSGNFWTWNILQNTLDKAGLPNESLVRSHAIHEVAKSWDLSHDEQANIDMLDIATLGCSWRISSVFRMPVEDVGAYVAQNNHVWTHSRWCERTDEVLSHFDRAVYVVRDPRDRLLSAARFAFTPYMQKYWPHDEEDPRSFIENRFDEHLDEWRWHVYDYLRHADEHDIHFVFYERLLHDFDNEFGRLIDYLGVDLGERERKDIKRSVAFESMRGEHPGHVKKGKAGKWHAMFDSRQKGRAVVLCGGLLDLLDYPRYRPLTEDRLPSMPENLSSTTVERTARAG, encoded by the coding sequence ATGAAGATTCTACAGATCGGCGCACCGAAGAGCGGCAACTTCTGGACCTGGAATATCCTGCAGAACACGCTCGACAAGGCGGGGCTGCCCAACGAGAGCCTGGTGCGCAGCCACGCCATTCACGAGGTGGCCAAGAGCTGGGACTTGAGCCACGACGAGCAGGCCAATATCGACATGCTCGACATCGCCACGCTGGGGTGCTCTTGGCGCATCAGCTCGGTATTTCGCATGCCGGTCGAGGATGTCGGCGCCTACGTCGCCCAGAACAACCACGTGTGGACCCACTCGCGCTGGTGCGAGCGCACCGACGAGGTGCTCTCCCACTTCGACCGCGCCGTCTACGTGGTCCGAGACCCGCGCGACCGGCTCCTGTCGGCCGCGCGCTTCGCGTTCACGCCCTACATGCAAAAATACTGGCCCCACGACGAAGAGGACCCGCGCTCGTTCATTGAAAACCGCTTCGACGAGCACCTCGACGAGTGGCGCTGGCACGTCTACGACTACCTGCGCCACGCCGACGAGCACGATATCCACTTCGTCTTCTACGAGCGCCTGCTCCACGACTTCGACAACGAATTCGGCCGCCTCATCGACTACCTGGGCGTCGACCTGGGCGAGCGCGAGCGCAAAGACATCAAGCGAAGCGTCGCCTTCGAGTCGATGCGCGGCGAACACCCTGGCCACGTCAAAAAGGGCAAGGCCGGCAAGTGGCACGCCATGTTCGACTCGCGCCAAAAGGGCAGGGCGGTCGTCCTGTGCGGCGGGCTGCTCGACCTGCTCGACTACCCGCGCTACCGGCCGTTGACCGAAGACCGCCTGCCGTCGATGCCCGAGAACCTCTCCTCGACCACCGTCGAGCGCACAGCTCGCGCGGGTTGA
- a CDS encoding NRDE family protein, with protein MCTVILAYRLLDDAPILLGANRDEHLARPSEPPRVRADGALQTVAPKDLKAGGTWLGLNERGVLVAITNRFGKPADPSRRSRGELVSMALEASSAHEAAGAIAKLSAHDYNGFHLLCVDREGAYLVWSDGEILSRSELASGLLVLTERSLGAAANARKERVLAECRALLDAGELDESALQDVLSQCNDGSIDATCVRIPSIDYGTRSSTIVRLGDTDRLLHADGPPCSTPYEDLTVLLEGLTAPD; from the coding sequence ATGTGCACAGTCATTCTCGCCTATCGCCTCCTCGACGACGCGCCGATCCTGCTCGGCGCCAACCGTGACGAGCACCTCGCCCGCCCCTCCGAGCCACCCCGCGTGCGCGCCGACGGAGCGTTGCAGACGGTCGCGCCCAAAGACTTGAAGGCCGGCGGCACCTGGCTCGGCCTCAACGAGCGCGGCGTGCTCGTGGCGATCACCAACCGGTTCGGCAAGCCCGCCGACCCGTCTCGACGCTCGCGCGGCGAGCTCGTCTCGATGGCGCTCGAAGCCTCGTCGGCCCATGAGGCCGCCGGCGCGATCGCCAAGCTCTCGGCGCACGACTACAACGGTTTTCACTTGCTGTGTGTGGATCGAGAAGGGGCGTATCTGGTGTGGAGCGACGGTGAGATCCTGAGCCGCTCGGAACTCGCCTCGGGCCTGCTCGTCCTGACCGAGCGGAGCCTCGGCGCCGCGGCCAACGCCCGCAAAGAGCGCGTGCTCGCCGAATGCCGCGCGTTGCTCGACGCCGGCGAGCTCGACGAGTCGGCCTTGCAGGACGTGCTCAGCCAATGCAACGACGGCTCGATCGACGCCACGTGCGTGCGCATCCCGTCGATCGACTACGGCACCCGCTCGTCGACGATCGTCCGCCTGGGCGACACCGACCGCCTCCTCCACGCCGACGGCCCGCCCTGCTCGACTCCTTACGAAGATTTGACCGTGTTGCTGGAGGGGCTAACCGCCCCTGACTGA
- a CDS encoding CgeB family protein, with protein sequence MEIAFFGSSLVSAYWNGAATYYRGIIRALSEHGHKVTFYEPDAYDRQKHRDIPDPDWAEVVVYEVDDGTGELERMLEEARSADLVVKASGVGAFDEFLEREVPNLKDGQTRVVFWDVDAPATLDRMGEDPDDPFREQVPRYDAVFTYGGGEPVIDGYETFGAKRCVPIYNALDPQTHHPTEPVDKFTSDLSFLGNRLPDREERVEEFFLKPAAELPRHKFLLGGSGWDDKEMPSNIDYLGHVYTPDHNAFNCSARAVLNISRESMARYGFSPATRVFEAAGAGACLITDAWEGIDMFLEPGKEVLVAERGADVARMVRGLDDDRAARIGQAAKRRVLSEHTYHHRAKQIEEILEN encoded by the coding sequence ATGGAGATTGCGTTTTTCGGTTCGAGTCTGGTTTCGGCGTACTGGAACGGTGCGGCGACCTACTACCGCGGCATCATCCGCGCGCTCAGCGAGCATGGCCACAAGGTCACGTTCTATGAGCCCGACGCCTACGACCGCCAGAAGCACCGCGACATCCCCGATCCCGACTGGGCCGAGGTGGTCGTCTATGAGGTCGACGACGGCACCGGCGAACTCGAGCGGATGCTCGAGGAGGCCCGCAGCGCCGACCTGGTGGTCAAGGCCAGCGGCGTGGGCGCCTTCGACGAGTTTTTGGAGCGCGAGGTGCCCAACCTCAAAGACGGTCAGACGCGTGTGGTCTTCTGGGACGTCGACGCCCCGGCTACGCTCGACCGCATGGGCGAAGATCCGGACGACCCGTTTCGCGAGCAGGTGCCGCGCTACGACGCCGTGTTCACCTACGGGGGCGGCGAGCCGGTCATCGACGGCTACGAGACCTTCGGGGCCAAGCGCTGCGTGCCGATCTACAACGCGCTCGACCCGCAGACGCACCATCCCACCGAGCCGGTCGACAAGTTCACCTCGGACCTGTCGTTTCTGGGCAATCGCCTGCCCGACCGCGAGGAGCGCGTCGAGGAGTTCTTCCTCAAGCCGGCCGCCGAGTTGCCTCGACACAAGTTCTTGCTCGGGGGCAGCGGTTGGGACGACAAGGAGATGCCCTCCAACATCGACTATCTCGGCCACGTCTACACCCCCGATCACAACGCGTTCAACTGCAGCGCGCGCGCCGTGCTCAATATCAGCCGCGAGTCGATGGCGCGCTACGGCTTCTCGCCGGCCACGCGCGTCTTCGAGGCAGCCGGCGCTGGGGCGTGCCTGATCACCGACGCGTGGGAGGGCATCGACATGTTTTTGGAGCCGGGCAAAGAGGTGCTCGTCGCCGAGCGCGGCGCGGACGTCGCCCGCATGGTGCGCGGCCTCGACGATGATCGGGCCGCGCGTATCGGCCAGGCCGCCAAGCGGCGGGTGCTCTCCGAGCACACCTATCACCACCGGGCCAAGCAGATTGAAGAGATTCTGGAGAACTAG
- a CDS encoding CgeB family protein: MSESSLRIVILGLSITSSWGNGHAATYRGLVRALDERGHRVVFLERDVPWYRAHRDLPDPPYAETFLYEDLDDLRRRFLAEIRSADVVIVGSYVPEGVDVGQFVLEQARGVTGFYDIDTPVTLAKLRRQDYEYLTPELIGEYDMYLSFSGGPILDEIEDTYGSPMARPFHCSVDKSEYYPDEAPNKWTMGYLGTYSDDRQPRVESLLNAPARQLADQDFVVAGPSYPEEIEWPANVERIDHVAPPDHRHFYNSQRFTLNVTRDDMIEAGFSPSVRLFEAAACATPIISDVWEGIETFFTPGEEILLAESTEQAVDYIRSMSDEECSAMAKRARERVLSEHTPAHRVDQLEQYVAQAHTQSAAARPVGAKN, encoded by the coding sequence ATGAGCGAATCTTCGCTTCGCATTGTCATCCTGGGCCTGTCGATCACCTCGTCGTGGGGCAACGGCCACGCGGCGACGTACCGCGGGCTGGTGCGCGCGCTCGACGAGCGCGGCCACCGGGTGGTCTTCTTGGAGCGCGACGTGCCCTGGTACAGGGCCCACCGCGATCTGCCCGACCCACCGTATGCCGAGACATTCTTGTACGAGGACCTCGACGACCTTCGGCGCCGGTTTTTGGCCGAGATCCGCTCGGCGGACGTCGTCATCGTCGGGTCGTATGTGCCCGAAGGGGTCGACGTGGGCCAGTTCGTGCTCGAGCAGGCCCGCGGGGTGACCGGTTTTTACGACATCGACACGCCGGTGACCTTGGCGAAGCTTCGTCGCCAGGACTACGAGTACCTGACGCCGGAGCTCATCGGCGAGTACGACATGTACCTGTCGTTCAGCGGCGGGCCGATCCTCGACGAGATCGAGGACACCTACGGCTCGCCGATGGCCCGCCCGTTTCACTGCTCGGTCGACAAGTCCGAGTACTATCCCGACGAGGCCCCGAACAAGTGGACGATGGGGTATCTGGGGACCTACAGCGACGATCGCCAACCGCGCGTCGAGTCGCTACTCAACGCACCGGCGCGTCAGCTCGCCGACCAGGACTTCGTGGTCGCCGGGCCGAGCTATCCCGAAGAGATCGAGTGGCCGGCCAACGTCGAGCGCATCGATCACGTCGCGCCGCCCGACCACCGCCACTTCTACAATTCGCAGCGCTTTACGCTCAACGTGACCCGCGACGACATGATCGAGGCGGGCTTCTCACCGAGCGTGCGCCTGTTCGAGGCGGCGGCGTGCGCCACGCCGATCATCAGCGATGTCTGGGAGGGCATCGAGACGTTCTTCACGCCCGGCGAAGAGATTCTGTTGGCGGAGTCGACCGAGCAGGCTGTCGATTATATTCGAAGCATGAGCGACGAGGAGTGTAGCGCCATGGCGAAGAGAGCACGGGAGAGGGTGCTCTCGGAACATACGCCGGCGCATCGCGTCGATCAGCTCGAGCAGTACGTAGCCCAGGCGCACACGCAGTCGGCCGCCGCGCGGCCCGTCGGGGCGAAGAATTAA
- a CDS encoding ABC transporter permease produces MRMLSIIALRNLIKAGRRTILLSVAIASVTMLVVMMLSLTEGIRTSVVRSATVLLSGHVNVAGFFKATPSDIEPIVLDAPDIKEIVAENTPGVTSVVDRTQGFARVISPTDTLQTLIMGIDVEDETEFLDVVRLAPESAYKEGGSSELKGDPSRLEEPNTALIFASQAERLGVDVGDPLTIRAETFSGVANTADVTVVAIAEDVGLLSTFALFVPKETLRELYGLNETTTGMVMAYVEEPEEARQALARIRKALEDEGYDLMDHQAQPYFAKFEQVRGEDWTGQKLDLTTWKDQISFLDLILTAINTVSFFIVSVLGVIIGVGMINTMLMSVRERTSEIGTMRAMGMSRRQILLLFMLEAMMLGLGAATFGALVGAGVALSLDAAQIHIPVEAVQAILLSDTLNLAVAPMQVAVAIAAITVFTALAALWPSLKAAKMQPVDAIRHAE; encoded by the coding sequence ATGCGAATGCTCTCCATCATCGCGCTGCGAAACCTCATCAAGGCGGGCCGGCGCACTATTTTGCTCTCCGTGGCCATCGCCAGCGTCACGATGCTGGTGGTCATGATGCTCTCGTTGACCGAGGGCATCCGCACCAGCGTGGTCCGCTCGGCGACCGTGCTCCTGTCGGGCCACGTCAACGTGGCCGGCTTCTTCAAGGCGACCCCGTCGGACATCGAGCCCATCGTGCTCGACGCCCCCGACATCAAAGAGATCGTCGCCGAGAATACCCCCGGGGTCACCAGCGTGGTCGACCGCACCCAGGGCTTCGCGCGGGTGATCAGCCCCACCGACACCCTGCAGACGCTGATCATGGGCATCGACGTCGAAGACGAGACCGAGTTCCTCGACGTAGTCCGCCTCGCCCCCGAGTCGGCCTACAAGGAAGGAGGCTCGAGCGAACTCAAAGGCGACCCGAGTCGCCTCGAGGAGCCCAACACCGCGCTCATCTTCGCCAGCCAGGCCGAGCGCCTGGGCGTCGACGTGGGCGACCCGCTGACCATCCGCGCCGAGACGTTCTCGGGAGTGGCCAACACCGCCGACGTCACCGTGGTCGCCATCGCCGAGGACGTCGGGCTATTGAGCACGTTCGCACTCTTCGTCCCCAAAGAGACCCTGCGCGAATTGTACGGGCTCAACGAGACGACCACCGGCATGGTCATGGCCTACGTCGAAGAGCCCGAGGAGGCTCGCCAGGCGCTGGCCCGCATCCGAAAGGCCCTCGAAGACGAGGGCTACGACCTGATGGACCACCAGGCCCAGCCCTACTTCGCCAAATTCGAGCAGGTGCGCGGCGAGGACTGGACCGGCCAGAAGCTCGACCTGACGACCTGGAAAGACCAGATTTCTTTCCTCGATTTGATTTTAACGGCCATCAACACCGTCTCATTTTTCATCGTGTCGGTGCTCGGCGTCATCATCGGCGTCGGCATGATCAACACGATGCTGATGTCGGTGCGCGAGCGCACCAGCGAGATCGGCACCATGCGCGCCATGGGAATGTCGCGCCGCCAGATTTTGCTCCTATTTATGCTCGAAGCCATGATGCTCGGACTGGGCGCAGCCACCTTCGGCGCGCTTGTGGGCGCCGGGGTCGCCTTGAGCCTGGACGCCGCCCAAATCCACATTCCCGTGGAGGCGGTGCAGGCGATCTTGCTCAGCGACACGCTCAATTTGGCCGTCGCGCCCATGCAGGTCGCCGTGGCGATTGCCGCGATCACCGTCTTCACCGCGCTCGCCGCGCTGTGGCCCTCTTTGAAGGCTGCCAAGATGCAGCCCGTCGATGCGATTCGACATGCGGAGTAG
- a CDS encoding dodecin family protein: MSVAKVTEITARSNKSFDDAIQQGLNRAKKTLDNIQGAWVKEQKVIMDNGNISGYQVDLKLTFELKN; encoded by the coding sequence ATGTCCGTAGCGAAAGTTACCGAAATTACCGCCCGCTCCAACAAGAGCTTCGACGACGCGATCCAGCAGGGCCTCAATCGTGCCAAGAAGACGCTCGACAACATTCAGGGCGCGTGGGTCAAGGAGCAGAAGGTGATCATGGATAACGGCAATATCAGCGGCTATCAGGTCGATCTGAAGCTCACCTTCGAGCTCAAGAACTGA
- a CDS encoding ICP22 family protein, whose product MRLRRILMLLCVVCAGFVLPACGSDDANTENRDPCETNYECGFGRVCGEDGFCREETQDDNRYDIGGNEDVGTPEDTGTPEDTGTPEDTGTPEDTGTPEDTGTPEDTGTPEDTGTPEDTGTPEDTGTPEDTGTPEDTGTPEDTGTDVGTDVGTDVGTDTGTTDTGTTDTGTDVGTDVGTDTGTTDTGTDVGTDVGTDTGTPSTFSGCTANIDCAGYQTCNTSIGRCEDARTTCDDDSQCATGEVCFDGRCATTGCTQGSCGSGLTCVQFDSSTTACVALCDGLQDPTNLCAPDTQCVPYFGTTGGLCRGVGENAPGASCETDFSANGCQAGSFCSERRGTKTCQSFCTASGSTGCASGEFCYEIFEDSDDATNNAGLCQTDCGGLGATDDTLCATGESCQPVSSTDGLCVPQGTVQEGGACAFDGSAYCEAGNACLPTGPDAPTDPTQGVCNAYCDPTATTTTCPTGQDCFQLGDDPAFGLCETTCDASLTASANACGTGRPRCLPLDNTTTGGTCSVAGNLATGAGCQLDEPLTCSPDSLCVVGNDATDPFGGGSTGSGNCTRYCLSFDYNSTGSRCGTGEVCASRYLSLGLGFCTSNTTSTTLPQGSTCSSSDEGKWCDDDTLCLDWFGSFSYSCEIPCDTTIPGTCPSSQSCYAVSSGSTLGICQ is encoded by the coding sequence ATGCGATTACGACGAATTTTGATGCTTCTTTGTGTGGTGTGCGCCGGCTTTGTGTTGCCGGCCTGCGGAAGCGACGACGCCAACACCGAAAACCGCGACCCGTGCGAGACGAACTACGAGTGCGGCTTCGGGCGCGTGTGCGGGGAAGATGGCTTCTGCCGCGAAGAGACGCAGGACGACAACCGGTACGACATCGGCGGCAACGAAGACGTGGGCACGCCCGAGGACACTGGCACGCCCGAAGACACTGGCACGCCCGAAGACACTGGCACGCCCGAAGACACCGGCACGCCCGAGGACACCGGCACGCCCGAGGACACCGGCACGCCCGAGGACACCGGCACGCCCGAGGACACCGGCACGCCCGAGGACACCGGCACGCCCGAAGATACCGGCACGCCCGAGGACACCGGCACGCCCGAAGATACCGGGACTGACGTCGGCACCGACGTTGGGACGGACGTGGGCACCGACACCGGCACGACCGACACTGGCACCACCGACACCGGCACCGACGTGGGTACGGACGTCGGTACCGATACCGGCACCACCGATACCGGCACCGACGTCGGGACGGACGTCGGCACCGACACCGGCACGCCCAGCACCTTCTCGGGCTGCACGGCCAACATCGACTGCGCCGGCTACCAGACCTGCAACACCTCCATCGGTCGCTGCGAGGACGCGCGCACGACCTGCGATGACGACAGCCAGTGCGCCACCGGCGAAGTCTGCTTCGACGGTCGATGCGCGACGACCGGCTGCACGCAGGGAAGCTGCGGCAGTGGTTTGACATGCGTCCAATTCGACTCGTCGACGACCGCGTGCGTCGCGCTGTGCGACGGCCTGCAAGATCCCACGAACCTGTGCGCTCCCGATACCCAGTGCGTCCCCTATTTCGGGACGACCGGCGGGCTTTGCCGCGGCGTGGGTGAAAACGCGCCGGGCGCCTCGTGCGAGACCGACTTCTCGGCCAACGGCTGCCAGGCCGGAAGCTTCTGCTCGGAGCGACGCGGCACCAAGACCTGCCAGAGCTTCTGCACGGCGAGCGGCTCGACGGGCTGCGCCAGCGGTGAGTTCTGCTACGAGATCTTCGAAGACAGCGACGACGCGACCAACAACGCCGGCCTGTGCCAGACCGACTGCGGCGGGCTCGGCGCGACCGACGACACGCTGTGCGCCACAGGCGAGAGCTGCCAGCCGGTCTCGTCGACCGACGGGCTGTGCGTGCCGCAGGGCACCGTCCAGGAGGGCGGCGCATGCGCCTTCGACGGCTCGGCCTACTGCGAGGCGGGCAACGCGTGCCTGCCGACCGGCCCCGACGCGCCGACCGACCCGACCCAGGGTGTCTGCAACGCGTACTGCGATCCGACGGCTACCACCACGACCTGCCCGACCGGCCAGGACTGCTTCCAGTTGGGCGACGACCCGGCCTTCGGCCTGTGCGAGACGACCTGTGACGCCTCGCTCACAGCCTCGGCCAACGCCTGCGGCACGGGCCGGCCGCGCTGCCTGCCCCTCGACAACACCACCACCGGCGGCACCTGCTCGGTGGCCGGCAACCTGGCCACCGGCGCCGGCTGCCAGCTCGACGAGCCGCTTACCTGCAGCCCCGACTCGCTGTGCGTGGTCGGCAACGACGCCACCGACCCGTTCGGCGGCGGCAGCACCGGCAGCGGCAACTGCACGCGCTACTGCCTGTCGTTCGACTACAACTCGACCGGCTCGCGCTGCGGCACCGGCGAGGTCTGCGCGTCGCGCTACCTGAGCCTGGGGCTCGGCTTCTGCACGAGCAACACCACCTCGACGACCCTGCCGCAGGGCTCGACCTGCTCGTCGAGCGACGAGGGCAAGTGGTGCGACGACGACACGCTGTGCCTCGATTGGTTCGGCTCGTTCAGCTACTCGTGCGAAATCCCGTGCGACACCACCATCCCGGGCACCTGCCCGAGCAGCCAGAGCTGCTATGCGGTCTCGTCGGGCAGCACGTTGGGTATCTGCCAGTAA